The following proteins are co-located in the Brevibacillus laterosporus DSM 25 genome:
- a CDS encoding PocR ligand-binding domain-containing protein has translation MTTHFKLDKIIDLEKWQKLQDSLSLVTKMAIITTDYKGVPVTRHSQCQSFCQTIRKDAALSEYCQKCDARGGLEAVRLNQPYIYLCHFHIVDIAIPIIVNNQYIGAIMAGQVKLGDNPLELEQIVTRPTNADTHKKLLGLDQDYASLPVLSYDEITTISEMLYHLCNYIVEEAINKNSTIDMYRHALTTNKPVIDSIADHSYRNIQTIKKELENTLIDSQIIKMSTHKRISSSAILQPAFDYIYAHKNENFKLADMADICHVSPSYFSRMFTKETGENFSVFIPRLKMEWAKQILETTDLSISQISNELGFNEPSYFIKTFKKFERITPSVYRNVYSKRE, from the coding sequence ATGACTACGCATTTTAAATTGGACAAAATTATTGATTTGGAAAAGTGGCAGAAACTGCAGGACTCACTCTCTCTGGTCACTAAAATGGCCATTATTACAACCGACTATAAAGGCGTTCCTGTAACGAGGCACAGCCAATGCCAGAGCTTCTGTCAGACGATACGAAAAGATGCTGCATTGTCCGAATACTGCCAAAAATGCGATGCAAGGGGCGGACTGGAGGCTGTGCGACTCAATCAACCCTATATCTATCTTTGCCATTTTCATATTGTTGATATTGCCATTCCTATTATTGTCAACAATCAGTACATTGGTGCTATTATGGCGGGACAAGTAAAATTGGGCGACAATCCGCTGGAGCTGGAACAAATAGTAACTCGGCCAACAAATGCCGATACCCATAAAAAGCTCCTCGGCTTGGACCAAGACTATGCTTCACTACCTGTCTTGTCCTATGACGAAATAACAACTATTTCTGAAATGCTATATCATTTATGCAATTATATTGTAGAAGAAGCCATAAATAAAAATTCAACGATCGATATGTACCGGCATGCGTTAACTACGAACAAGCCTGTTATTGATTCTATTGCCGATCACTCGTATCGTAATATCCAAACCATAAAAAAAGAGCTGGAAAATACACTTATTGATAGCCAGATCATAAAAATGTCTACCCATAAAAGGATTTCTTCTAGTGCCATTCTTCAACCGGCCTTTGATTATATTTATGCTCATAAAAATGAGAACTTCAAATTAGCGGACATGGCTGATATCTGCCATGTTAGCCCAAGCTATTTCAGTCGTATGTTTACCAAGGAAACCGGGGAGAATTTTTCTGTGTTTATTCCACGCCTGAAAATGGAGTGGGCTAAACAAATTTTAGAGACAACCGATCTGTCCATTTCTCAAATCAGCAATGAATTAGGATTCAATGAGCCTAGCTACTTTATCAAAACGTTCAAGAAATTCGAGCGGATAACACCTTCTGTTTATCGTAATGTGTATAGCAAAAGAGAGTAA
- a CDS encoding AraC family transcriptional regulator, producing the protein MIDVDKLAEIFASGSYDIEGVYRLVIQPKSILREFRTVRDGFLFTIRGEARMCVNGTAYELHPGSVFHAAPGMQLESQVIGQSEYEYYLLFYRFDKLGDENSGHVCDSHFKLEPGANPRVIELLIMIHQNAHTLGGIGKLRVKELFLSIMYQVLVGCRHRESGSSPSKKVIEEAITYINGHYMNPLTLDELAELHAMSPKRFSYFFHKYTGFRPIDYVINYRMERASELLKAGNYPICDIAVSVGYANPLYFSRVFKKKFGVSPSAYTHKLDNPIY; encoded by the coding sequence ATGATAGATGTGGATAAATTAGCCGAGATATTTGCTAGTGGTTCCTATGATATAGAAGGTGTCTACCGTTTAGTCATCCAGCCGAAAAGTATATTGCGTGAATTTAGGACTGTAAGGGATGGATTTCTTTTTACCATTCGTGGAGAAGCTAGAATGTGTGTGAATGGGACTGCCTACGAATTACATCCAGGATCAGTATTTCATGCGGCTCCAGGCATGCAACTTGAATCGCAAGTTATAGGCCAATCAGAGTACGAGTACTATTTGCTTTTTTATAGATTTGACAAGCTAGGTGATGAAAATAGCGGTCATGTATGCGACTCTCATTTCAAGCTGGAACCGGGAGCAAATCCGAGAGTGATAGAATTACTGATCATGATCCATCAGAATGCCCATACTCTTGGCGGGATTGGGAAACTTCGTGTCAAGGAATTATTCTTAAGCATCATGTATCAAGTTCTGGTAGGTTGCAGGCATCGAGAGAGTGGCAGTTCTCCTAGTAAAAAGGTGATAGAGGAAGCCATTACATACATTAACGGGCATTATATGAATCCGTTGACACTCGACGAGTTAGCTGAGTTGCATGCAATGAGTCCCAAACGCTTCTCATACTTCTTTCACAAATATACGGGGTTCCGTCCAATCGACTATGTCATCAATTATCGTATGGAAAGAGCGAGTGAATTACTTAAAGCAGGAAATTATCCCATCTGCGATATTGCTGTGAGTGTCGGCTATGCCAATCCGCTATATTTCAGTAGAGTATTTAAAAAGAAATTCGGTGTGTCTCCCTCCGCATACACACATAAATTAGATAATCCTATATATTGA
- the dhaK gene encoding dihydroxyacetone kinase subunit DhaK has product MKKIMNNPETLVREMCSGIVLAHPDLEFNSKYKIIKKKKINEDKVTLISGGGSGHEPAHAGFVGKGMLDVAVCGDVFASPSQIQIYQAIKASASKKGTLLIIKNYSGDIMNFKNAAHLAGEDGVLIDYVKVDDDIAVEDSLYTVGRRGVAGTVLVHKIAGAAAEEGKELREVKEIAQKAIDRTRSIGFALTSCTVPAKGTPTFELSDDEIEYGVGIHGEPGIRREKLVSANELAKKMVIDLFRDMKISDGSQQEIGVLINGFGGSPLQELYLFANAVVREINNSNVSIFKVFVGNYMTSIDMEGASVSIISLDDQLKHYLEASCDTPALQINQPFTQLRVDEAVLESQQVNQTISYQCETDKKYAKIDKNTFSLHNLIYLIDKMSEVIIENEIAFCELDSHAGDGDFGMSVAKGFKQLKNEWSEITEHNVANIGDFLHACSMVIMEHCGGASGPIWGSAFRAASKFAKDKTELSVTDFAGMMKSVVKGIQDTGERSFGRGAVVGDKTLIDALVPFSDSWEQSATEGDDVKTAAIKAAEAAVQGAKQTESIVARMGRAGTVGERSIGYPDAGAFALGVIFTQLAQVIE; this is encoded by the coding sequence ATGAAGAAAATTATGAATAATCCAGAAACGCTAGTAAGAGAAATGTGCAGTGGAATCGTTCTTGCACATCCGGATCTAGAATTTAATAGTAAATATAAAATTATCAAGAAAAAGAAAATTAATGAAGACAAAGTCACGCTTATTAGCGGTGGAGGCAGTGGACACGAACCTGCACATGCAGGATTTGTTGGGAAAGGAATGTTAGATGTTGCGGTTTGCGGGGATGTATTTGCTTCACCATCCCAGATTCAGATTTATCAAGCAATCAAAGCTTCTGCTAGTAAGAAAGGTACCTTGTTGATCATCAAAAATTACAGCGGAGATATTATGAATTTTAAAAATGCGGCACATCTTGCAGGCGAAGATGGAGTGCTTATCGATTATGTCAAAGTCGATGATGATATCGCAGTGGAAGACAGTCTGTACACGGTCGGAAGAAGGGGCGTTGCCGGAACAGTATTAGTTCATAAGATTGCCGGCGCTGCCGCGGAAGAAGGAAAAGAATTAAGAGAAGTAAAGGAAATTGCTCAAAAGGCAATAGATCGTACAAGAAGCATTGGTTTTGCTCTTACTTCTTGTACGGTTCCGGCTAAAGGGACGCCTACCTTCGAACTGAGTGATGATGAGATCGAGTATGGAGTAGGCATTCACGGGGAGCCTGGAATCCGTAGAGAAAAGCTTGTTTCTGCCAATGAACTGGCTAAGAAAATGGTAATAGATTTGTTCCGCGACATGAAAATAAGCGATGGTTCACAACAAGAAATCGGTGTATTGATTAATGGATTCGGTGGATCGCCATTACAAGAACTATATTTGTTTGCAAACGCGGTTGTTCGTGAAATCAACAATAGCAACGTATCCATCTTTAAAGTATTTGTTGGCAACTACATGACAAGTATCGACATGGAAGGTGCTTCGGTATCGATTATTTCATTAGACGATCAATTAAAGCATTATTTGGAGGCAAGCTGTGACACTCCTGCGCTGCAAATTAACCAACCGTTCACCCAGCTGCGTGTTGACGAAGCAGTATTGGAGTCGCAACAAGTGAATCAAACCATTTCTTATCAATGCGAGACAGATAAGAAATATGCAAAGATCGATAAGAATACTTTCTCTTTACACAACCTGATATATCTGATTGATAAGATGAGTGAGGTTATTATAGAGAATGAAATTGCTTTTTGTGAACTGGATTCCCATGCCGGTGATGGAGACTTTGGCATGAGCGTGGCAAAAGGCTTTAAACAATTGAAAAATGAGTGGTCGGAAATTACTGAACACAATGTAGCCAATATAGGGGATTTTCTACATGCGTGTTCCATGGTCATTATGGAGCATTGCGGAGGGGCTTCCGGACCCATCTGGGGATCGGCATTCCGAGCTGCAAGTAAATTTGCCAAAGACAAGACCGAATTATCCGTCACAGATTTTGCTGGCATGATGAAGTCTGTTGTCAAAGGCATCCAAGACACGGGAGAAAGATCCTTTGGAAGGGGAGCTGTGGTCGGTGATAAGACTTTAATTGATGCACTTGTTCCATTTTCCGATTCCTGGGAGCAAAGTGCCACAGAGGGCGATGATGTCAAGACGGCAGCTATCAAAGCGGCAGAGGCCGCAGTACAAGGGGCTAAGCAAACGGAGTCCATTGTTGCTAGAATGGGCCGAGCAGGTACAGTCGGTGAAAGAAGCATTGGATATCCAGACGCAGGAGCTTTTGCATTGGGAGTCATTTTCACCCAGCTAGCTCAAGTCATAGAATAA
- a CDS encoding glycerol dehydrogenase, which translates to MRKAFISPTKYVQGENELVNLGYFIKTFGDSALLIAHQDDITRVKDKLEHTIAQFGVTIIESGFNGECSRNEVHRLKQLAKEHACSCTIGLGGGKAIDTAKCVAEGEALIIVPTIAATDAPTSHSAVLYTPEGEFDDYAYFKQSPSVVLIDTNVIANAPTRFLVAGMGDALSTYFEARATANSYSNVNAGLPCGANAGVGQPTKGTRAALALAKLCYETLLEDGLKAKISCDSNIVTPALENIIETNILLSGLGFESGGLAAAHAIHNGLTALEGTHSYYHGEKVAFSALVQLVLENANTEEINEVLNFCVSVGLPVCLADIGVTNVTRSELLNVAQKACILEESIHSMPFPLTEENVVAAIMVADQIGQEFKKKGE; encoded by the coding sequence ATGAGAAAAGCTTTTATTAGTCCAACTAAGTATGTTCAGGGTGAGAATGAATTAGTCAATCTGGGATATTTCATCAAGACATTTGGTGATTCGGCTCTACTTATTGCTCATCAAGATGATATAACACGTGTAAAAGACAAGCTTGAACATACCATTGCACAATTTGGCGTAACGATAATTGAGAGCGGTTTCAATGGAGAGTGTTCTCGAAATGAAGTCCATCGATTGAAACAGCTTGCGAAGGAACATGCTTGCTCTTGCACCATTGGATTAGGTGGGGGTAAAGCAATTGATACTGCGAAATGTGTAGCAGAAGGAGAAGCGTTAATTATTGTGCCGACAATTGCGGCGACGGACGCGCCAACAAGCCACTCTGCGGTTCTTTATACGCCAGAAGGAGAGTTTGATGATTATGCCTACTTTAAGCAAAGTCCAAGTGTAGTATTGATAGATACAAACGTTATCGCTAATGCTCCTACACGCTTTCTAGTTGCGGGTATGGGGGACGCGCTTTCTACTTACTTTGAAGCAAGAGCGACCGCTAACTCTTATTCGAATGTGAATGCAGGACTTCCTTGTGGAGCAAATGCAGGAGTTGGTCAGCCAACTAAAGGAACAAGAGCTGCTCTTGCCCTTGCCAAGCTTTGCTATGAAACACTGCTTGAAGACGGTCTAAAAGCTAAAATATCCTGTGATTCCAATATCGTCACTCCAGCGCTTGAAAATATTATCGAAACAAACATTCTGTTATCAGGTTTAGGATTTGAAAGCGGTGGTCTGGCAGCAGCGCATGCCATTCACAATGGCTTAACCGCGTTGGAAGGAACCCATTCGTATTATCATGGTGAGAAAGTCGCATTTTCTGCGCTAGTTCAATTAGTCCTTGAAAATGCAAACACAGAAGAAATAAACGAGGTATTGAATTTCTGTGTAAGTGTGGGTCTTCCAGTTTGTCTCGCTGATATTGGCGTAACGAATGTCACAAGATCCGAGTTGCTCAATGTCGCCCAGAAAGCTTGTATACTGGAAGAATCTATTCATTCCATGCCTTTTCCGTTGACTGAAGAAAATGTAGTAGCAGCTATTATGGTGGCGGATCAAATCGGGCAGGAATTTAAGAAAAAGGGTGAGTAA
- a CDS encoding NtaA/DmoA family FMN-dependent monooxygenase (This protein belongs to a clade of FMN-dependent monooxygenases, within a broader family of flavin-dependent oxidoreductases, the luciferase-like monooxygenase (LMM) family, some of whose members use coenzyme F420 rather than FMN.), with protein MTENRQLCIGLSLSATWMKGDGWRRPDSGVEKMDSIDYYIDLAKIAEKAKLDFLFRADYLYVSPQMLGDSANFGSPDPTMIFAAIARETERIGLVTTISTTFNPPYVVARQLQSLHWLSNGRAGWNIVTSIEGAENFGDSPMPSAQERYAKAIEFTDVVRKLWGSFPNEAIVMDRESGMFSDRDKVSSIDHSGEFFSVKGPLTMPAHKSGSIPFFQAGASDTGRNFASTVADAIFAAMPDLESGVELRNDLRKRAKEHGRDPDAIKVLPGLYFFLADTREEANELHKAAHAHLSMDRRHASLKSVLGLDLSSFALDHRVTADMLPDPNQPVRSRTHAELLRRYITNHQPTVEEVLARPEVVGSAHWVSVGTVDDVVSDIIERFEAGAIDGFIALPGGSEKSMEIFFEKLMPQLVERGLFRSQYTGVTLREHLGIT; from the coding sequence ATGACTGAAAATAGACAATTGTGTATCGGATTGTCCCTGTCTGCAACTTGGATGAAAGGAGACGGATGGCGTCGCCCAGACAGCGGTGTGGAAAAAATGGATTCTATAGACTATTACATTGATTTGGCAAAAATAGCGGAGAAGGCAAAGCTCGATTTTCTTTTCAGGGCGGATTATCTTTATGTGAGCCCACAGATGTTGGGCGATTCCGCTAATTTCGGTAGCCCTGACCCTACGATGATATTCGCAGCGATTGCTCGTGAAACCGAGCGGATCGGGCTGGTTACGACTATTTCTACGACTTTTAATCCGCCGTATGTTGTTGCCAGGCAGCTTCAGTCTTTGCATTGGCTGAGCAATGGACGAGCTGGCTGGAATATTGTCACTTCTATAGAAGGTGCCGAAAATTTCGGTGATTCCCCCATGCCTTCAGCGCAAGAAAGATATGCGAAAGCAATTGAATTTACGGATGTCGTACGCAAGCTCTGGGGAAGTTTTCCGAATGAAGCAATTGTAATGGACCGCGAGTCAGGCATGTTTTCTGATAGGGATAAGGTTTCTTCAATTGATCATTCAGGTGAGTTTTTCAGTGTCAAGGGACCGCTTACTATGCCCGCCCATAAATCGGGATCCATTCCTTTTTTTCAAGCAGGCGCGTCGGATACAGGACGGAATTTTGCCTCTACAGTAGCGGATGCTATATTTGCGGCGATGCCAGACCTTGAATCCGGAGTGGAATTGCGAAATGATCTGAGAAAAAGAGCCAAAGAACATGGACGAGATCCGGACGCCATTAAAGTTTTGCCTGGATTATATTTTTTCTTGGCCGATACTCGCGAGGAAGCGAATGAATTACATAAGGCTGCACACGCACATTTGAGTATGGATCGCAGACATGCATCGCTCAAATCAGTGCTCGGCCTTGATTTAAGCAGCTTTGCTTTGGATCATCGCGTAACTGCCGATATGCTGCCTGATCCGAATCAGCCAGTCCGCAGCCGAACTCATGCTGAGCTGTTGCGCCGGTATATTACAAACCATCAGCCTACAGTCGAAGAGGTGTTGGCAAGGCCGGAGGTTGTCGGATCTGCTCACTGGGTTTCCGTTGGAACAGTTGATGACGTGGTAAGCGATATTATTGAGCGGTTTGAGGCTGGAGCGATTGACGGATTTATAGCTCTTCCGGGCGGTTCAGAAAAATCAATGGAAATATTTTTTGAAAAACTGATGCCGCAGTTGGTTGAACGAGGCTTGTTCAGAAGCCAATATACAGGTGTCACCTTGCGTGAGCATTTGGGGATTACATAA